Proteins encoded by one window of Bacillus sp. DTU_2020_1000418_1_SI_GHA_SEK_038:
- the namA gene encoding NADPH dehydrogenase NamA, giving the protein METKLFSPFTIKNTTFKNRIVMSPMCMYSCPNEDGLVENWHRTHYTSRAVGQVGLIIIEATAVTPQGRISPNDLGIWSDEHIEGLKELTNLMKEHGSATGIQLAHAGRKAVLEGEIIAPSALAFNEKMKTPREMTIEDIQETIEAFKQGAVRAKKAGFDVIEIHGAHGYLINEFLSPLSNKRTDNYGGSAENRYLFLREIIDAIKSVWDGPLFVRISANDYHEEGLKADDYVQMAHWMKEQGVDLIDCSSGAVVPAKIHTYPGYQVSFAEKIKQAADISTGAVGLITSPIHAEEILQNNRADLIFIARELLRDPYWPRTAAKELGVKIESPKQYERGWI; this is encoded by the coding sequence ATGGAAACTAAGCTGTTTTCTCCGTTTACAATTAAAAACACAACCTTTAAAAATCGAATTGTTATGTCGCCAATGTGTATGTACTCTTGCCCTAATGAAGATGGATTGGTGGAAAATTGGCACCGAACTCACTATACAAGCCGTGCTGTCGGTCAGGTTGGGCTCATTATTATTGAAGCTACTGCTGTAACCCCACAAGGACGAATTTCTCCGAATGATTTAGGCATTTGGAGCGATGAACATATTGAAGGATTAAAAGAACTAACTAATTTAATGAAGGAACACGGCTCAGCAACAGGTATCCAACTTGCACATGCTGGAAGAAAAGCAGTTCTTGAAGGAGAAATTATTGCCCCTTCCGCTCTCGCATTCAATGAAAAAATGAAAACACCAAGAGAAATGACTATTGAAGACATTCAAGAAACGATTGAAGCATTTAAGCAAGGGGCCGTTAGAGCAAAAAAGGCAGGTTTTGATGTCATTGAAATTCATGGAGCTCACGGCTACCTTATCAATGAATTTCTCTCCCCATTATCGAACAAGCGTACAGACAATTACGGAGGCTCAGCAGAAAATCGCTATCTTTTCCTGCGTGAGATTATTGATGCCATTAAATCTGTTTGGGACGGGCCTCTTTTCGTTAGGATATCAGCCAATGATTATCATGAAGAAGGTTTAAAAGCAGATGATTATGTGCAAATGGCGCACTGGATGAAAGAACAGGGGGTCGACCTGATCGATTGCAGTTCAGGTGCTGTTGTCCCTGCGAAAATACATACGTATCCAGGCTACCAAGTATCGTTTGCTGAAAAAATAAAGCAAGCTGCCGATATTTCAACAGGCGCAGTTGGTTTAATTACATCCCCGATTCACGCGGAAGAAATATTGCAAAATAATCGCGCAGATTTGATCTTTATCGCGCGTGAGCTTTTGCGGGATCCATATTGGCCAAGAACTGCAGCAAAAGAGCTCGGCGTAAAAATCGAATCGCCTAAGCAATATGAGCGTGGCTGGATCTAA
- the proC gene encoding pyrroline-5-carboxylate reductase: MKKIAFIGAGSMAEALISGIVENKLIDRKRIWVTNKADQEKLTELQNHYGVQTTYNLKEIFQDTDIVFLAMKPKDAAEAISRIKDYLTEEILVISVLAGVSIRSVEKLIGKPLAIVRAMPNTSAAVGKSATALAINEKVSNEQMTLVAKMFETVGLTTIVQEEQLDAVTGLSGSGPAYIYYLAEAMEKSAMDIGLEKTVAKELIVQTLLGAAEMLSKSAKEPQQLRKEVTSPGGTTEAGIKILDSYSVQKAFIDCIKEATAQSKRLGKAFGSEISV, encoded by the coding sequence ATGAAGAAAATAGCTTTTATCGGTGCTGGCTCTATGGCTGAGGCATTAATTTCTGGAATAGTTGAAAATAAATTGATCGACAGAAAAAGAATTTGGGTAACGAATAAGGCCGACCAAGAAAAATTAACTGAGCTTCAGAACCATTACGGAGTCCAAACAACCTATAATTTGAAGGAAATTTTTCAGGATACTGATATTGTTTTTCTTGCCATGAAGCCTAAAGATGCAGCAGAGGCCATTTCACGAATAAAGGATTACTTAACAGAAGAAATCCTCGTGATATCCGTTCTAGCAGGAGTAAGTATTCGCAGTGTTGAAAAGCTTATAGGAAAGCCATTAGCCATTGTGAGGGCCATGCCAAATACATCAGCAGCTGTTGGAAAATCCGCAACTGCACTTGCGATAAATGAAAAAGTATCAAACGAGCAGATGACTCTTGTTGCGAAAATGTTTGAAACAGTTGGCTTAACGACAATTGTGCAGGAAGAGCAGCTTGACGCTGTTACTGGACTGTCTGGCAGCGGACCGGCCTATATATACTATCTTGCGGAAGCAATGGAAAAAAGTGCAATGGACATTGGACTTGAAAAGACGGTCGCGAAGGAATTGATTGTGCAGACATTACTTGGTGCAGCTGAAATGCTCTCAAAGTCAGCGAAAGAGCCCCAGCAGCTCCGTAAAGAAGTGACGAGCCCAGGCGGAACAACCGAAGCAGGCATTAAAATTCTGGATTCCTATAGTGTGCAAAAAGCTTTTATTGATTGTATTAAAGAAGCTACTGCACAATCAAAAAGACTTGGAAAAGCATTCGGTTCTGAAATTAGCGTATAG
- a CDS encoding endonuclease — MIGRLQKKTISIVLTLTMIFSLFAPLHVSKAAGTITVAEAIANNSGTGTVEGYIVGVTNNGPKYQHSGPFSVNTNIAIADSADETDGRRILPVQLTQGAIRDELNLRDHPENLGKKIQITGSLEAYFVVPGLKNPKAYSFSDGSEPAKVQAVSANHAGGTVVKGTKISLTTATEEAEIYFTLDGSEPATSSTLYTDPIKINAPVTIKAVAVKAGLENSEVAVFEYMIQQEVIRIHDIQGAGHYSPYADQFVAGVEGIVTKVVDGSNFYMQDLQPDNNPYTSEGILIYKRFHGVKVGDVVKASGQVKEWVLEGYAEKLQTDLPVTEINASNIQIIASNQLLPAPVVIGVDRMLPLEIIDNDQFENFDPNEDGIDFFESLEGMLVQINNPKVVAPQKYGEVIVVPENVSTNTAAGGLRITESDFNPERITIDINDTRYVAKMGDHFQGPIQGVVSYGFSNYKVLSDRAALPPLVEGSNAREITPIKPDENKLTIASYNVENFSTVTDDSKVTRLAEAIVTNMKKPDIIGLTEVQDNDGPTDSGTTDANSSAAKLIDRIVSLGGPKYTYTDIAPEDKVDGGQPGGNIRVGFLYNEERVTLVPGTKGTATQAVGFEDGKLTLNPGRVDPTNPAFESSRKPLAAQFEFNGENIIVVANHFNSKGGDLPLFGKVQPPILNSEVQRMQIAAIVNHFVKNIQSKDPNANIVLLGDFNDFEFSNPLQVLKGQELTNMIEKVPAEERYTYNYQGNAQVLDHILVSNNLAASTEVDIVHINSGFMEEHGRASDHDPVLIQTTLKELIKPEEPKYDKVYDLVGYKAKKLVIGPHAALIIMDKTSSITEGIWLKKSATLKGEGLKKTKVVVSSAQKGTIVDLTGTEVKEVLIEKDKVQEIRGAENVQSWSVGKKVDTSHIKFTNSKGEEIPSPFAPKENKAPQLTKSIEKMTAKQGEQVIIELSEYFSDPDGDKLTFSTTLGTVEDDSLLILPTEEIGTFLIAITVKDGNGGEITARFSFSVEEKEQVDDYYELASGKTGADLKLALHSIIREQTKISYSQVWDALRETDEDPNNKDHIILLYKGESRSKLANGGNVGQWNREHVWAQSHGGFGTSIGLGTDIHHLRPTDVQINSSRGNLDFDYGGTPVCGCNGCFRTSNSWEPPDRVKGDVARMLFYMAVRYEGTNGEIDLELNDKVGNGSQPFHGKLSVLLKWHLQDPVDDFERNRNNIIYEKWQHNRNPFIDHPEWAEVIWGEAS, encoded by the coding sequence ATGATAGGAAGGCTGCAGAAAAAAACTATCAGCATTGTACTCACCCTCACAATGATTTTCAGCTTATTTGCTCCATTACATGTTTCAAAAGCCGCTGGGACTATAACCGTTGCTGAGGCCATCGCTAATAATAGCGGAACGGGGACAGTAGAGGGGTATATTGTAGGTGTCACAAATAATGGACCTAAATACCAACATAGTGGACCATTTTCGGTTAACACCAACATTGCCATTGCTGATTCCGCGGATGAAACAGATGGCAGGAGAATTTTACCTGTTCAATTGACTCAAGGTGCTATTAGAGACGAATTAAATCTTCGTGATCATCCAGAAAATCTCGGAAAGAAAATCCAAATTACTGGCAGCTTAGAAGCCTATTTCGTAGTACCTGGATTGAAAAATCCTAAAGCTTATTCTTTTAGTGATGGTTCAGAACCTGCTAAAGTACAAGCAGTGTCAGCAAATCATGCTGGAGGAACAGTTGTCAAAGGGACTAAGATTTCACTTACGACAGCCACTGAAGAAGCAGAAATCTATTTCACTTTAGATGGATCTGAGCCTGCGACTTCAAGCACACTTTACACAGACCCTATCAAAATAAATGCTCCTGTAACAATCAAAGCTGTTGCTGTAAAAGCGGGCCTAGAAAACAGTGAAGTAGCTGTGTTCGAATATATGATTCAGCAGGAAGTCATTCGCATTCATGACATTCAAGGTGCTGGCCACTATTCCCCATATGCTGATCAATTCGTTGCTGGTGTTGAGGGAATCGTTACAAAGGTTGTTGACGGAAGTAATTTTTATATGCAGGACTTGCAGCCGGATAATAACCCATATACCTCTGAAGGGATTTTAATTTATAAAAGGTTTCACGGAGTTAAAGTAGGGGATGTTGTAAAAGCTAGCGGACAGGTGAAGGAATGGGTCTTAGAAGGCTATGCGGAGAAGCTGCAAACAGACCTTCCTGTTACAGAAATAAATGCTTCCAATATCCAAATAATCGCAAGCAATCAACTGCTTCCGGCACCGGTTGTTATTGGTGTTGACCGGATGCTTCCTTTAGAGATTATTGATAATGATCAATTTGAGAATTTTGATCCTAATGAAGATGGAATTGATTTTTTTGAAAGTTTAGAAGGGATGCTAGTACAAATAAATAACCCTAAAGTGGTAGCACCACAAAAATATGGAGAAGTAATTGTTGTTCCAGAAAATGTTTCGACTAATACGGCAGCTGGTGGACTGCGTATTACTGAGAGCGATTTTAACCCAGAAAGAATAACGATCGATATCAATGATACTAGATACGTTGCCAAAATGGGCGATCATTTTCAAGGCCCAATACAAGGTGTTGTCAGCTATGGTTTCAGCAACTATAAAGTATTAAGTGATAGAGCGGCATTGCCGCCTCTTGTTGAAGGTTCTAATGCAAGGGAAATAACACCGATTAAACCTGATGAAAATAAATTAACGATCGCTTCTTACAACGTAGAAAACTTTTCAACAGTAACAGATGATTCAAAGGTCACTAGATTAGCAGAAGCCATTGTAACTAATATGAAGAAGCCGGATATTATCGGTTTGACAGAGGTTCAGGATAATGATGGACCAACGGATAGCGGAACAACAGATGCAAATTCCAGTGCGGCGAAATTAATTGATCGAATTGTTTCACTTGGCGGACCTAAATACACGTATACAGATATTGCACCGGAAGATAAAGTGGATGGCGGGCAGCCTGGAGGAAATATTCGTGTCGGTTTCCTTTACAATGAGGAGCGGGTTACGCTAGTTCCAGGTACGAAAGGAACGGCGACTCAAGCGGTTGGATTTGAAGACGGCAAGCTTACTTTAAACCCTGGACGCGTTGATCCAACTAATCCTGCTTTTGAATCCAGCCGTAAGCCATTAGCAGCTCAGTTTGAATTTAATGGCGAAAATATCATTGTGGTCGCTAACCATTTTAACTCTAAAGGCGGAGATCTTCCTCTGTTCGGAAAAGTGCAGCCTCCTATTTTAAATAGTGAAGTTCAGCGCATGCAAATTGCTGCGATTGTAAACCATTTTGTCAAGAACATTCAGTCAAAAGATCCGAATGCCAACATCGTCCTGCTTGGTGATTTTAATGACTTTGAATTCTCCAATCCGCTGCAGGTTCTAAAAGGACAGGAATTGACAAATATGATTGAAAAGGTTCCTGCAGAAGAGCGTTATACGTATAACTATCAAGGAAATGCGCAAGTATTGGATCATATTTTAGTATCAAATAATCTTGCGGCCTCAACTGAAGTGGATATTGTTCATATTAACTCTGGCTTCATGGAGGAGCATGGCCGTGCAAGCGATCATGACCCTGTTTTGATTCAAACAACTTTGAAAGAGCTAATCAAACCAGAAGAGCCGAAGTATGACAAAGTGTATGATCTAGTCGGCTACAAAGCGAAGAAACTGGTTATTGGACCACATGCTGCCTTAATCATCATGGATAAGACTTCCTCCATTACAGAGGGGATATGGCTGAAAAAGTCAGCTACTCTAAAAGGGGAGGGCTTGAAGAAAACGAAGGTTGTGGTCAGCTCTGCTCAAAAAGGCACTATTGTTGATTTAACTGGAACAGAAGTTAAAGAAGTACTGATTGAAAAGGATAAAGTACAGGAAATTAGAGGCGCTGAAAACGTTCAATCTTGGTCTGTTGGTAAAAAGGTTGATACTTCTCATATTAAATTTACCAACTCAAAAGGGGAAGAAATTCCTTCTCCTTTTGCACCAAAGGAAAATAAAGCACCCCAGTTGACCAAGTCTATAGAGAAGATGACTGCGAAACAGGGAGAACAGGTAATAATCGAACTTAGTGAATACTTCTCTGATCCAGATGGAGATAAACTGACATTTTCAACAACACTTGGAACAGTAGAAGATGATTCCCTTCTTATTCTTCCTACAGAAGAAATTGGAACTTTCCTAATCGCCATTACGGTTAAAGATGGAAATGGGGGTGAGATAACAGCCCGTTTCTCATTTTCGGTAGAAGAGAAGGAGCAGGTTGACGACTATTATGAATTGGCCTCCGGAAAAACCGGAGCAGATTTAAAGCTCGCTCTCCACAGCATTATTCGCGAGCAAACGAAAATATCTTATAGTCAAGTTTGGGATGCACTAAGAGAGACGGACGAGGATCCGAATAACAAAGATCATATTATTTTGTTATACAAGGGGGAATCCCGTTCAAAGCTTGCGAATGGTGGTAATGTAGGTCAATGGAATCGCGAGCATGTTTGGGCACAATCCCATGGCGGATTCGGAACGAGCATTGGGCTCGGAACAGATATTCATCACCTGCGTCCAACTGATGTGCAGATTAATAGTTCGAGAGGCAATCTTGACTTTGATTATGGCGGAACCCCAGTTTGCGGCTGTAATGGATGCTTCAGAACTTCGAATTCATGGGAACCGCCAGATCGGGTAAAGGGAGACGTTGCTAGAATGCTCTTCTATATGGCTGTTCGCTATGAAGGAACGAATGGCGAAATTGATTTAGAATTAAACGATAAAGTCGGTAATGGATCGCAGCCATTTCATGGGAAATTATCTGTTCTGCTGAAGTGGCATCTCCAAGATCCAGTAGATGATTTCGAACGAAACCGCAATAATATCATCTATGAAAAATGGCAGCACAACCGTAATCCATTCATAGATCACCCTGAGTGGGCGGAAGTGATTTGGGGAGAGGCAAGCTAA
- a CDS encoding ABC transporter substrate-binding protein: MLKVRGSKKNSFIMVIVFTMLLVLAGCGGGSAEPANQNDGDNNVAKQNMTIVVQPGLGYAPLTILREMAWLDEELPNVNIEWKTLASGAAIRDGLLAGQIQVGAGGIGPFLLGWDKGVKWKILSSMDNMELWLMGKDPNKKSLKDFGPKDQIAMPGLDSIQSVVLRKGALEELGDARSLDENMVALEHPTAMQALLSDQITAHLTSPPYQMQEEAEGAHIILKSYDLFGEHTFNSIWVTEDYYNDNREIMDVLYKNVQRAIDLLNDDPAQAAEILSKDSDGSPSAEQYKEWITQDYIQYTTKPNGFINFAEVMKELKMIDKIPACEDILHENLGNPGEC; the protein is encoded by the coding sequence ATGTTGAAAGTCCGGGGTTCAAAGAAAAATTCCTTTATTATGGTTATAGTATTCACCATGCTTCTGGTTCTTGCTGGATGCGGCGGCGGTTCGGCGGAACCGGCTAATCAAAATGATGGCGATAATAACGTTGCCAAGCAAAACATGACCATTGTTGTTCAACCGGGTCTTGGATATGCTCCATTAACTATTTTACGCGAAATGGCTTGGCTTGATGAAGAACTACCTAATGTGAATATTGAATGGAAAACCTTGGCTTCGGGTGCTGCGATTAGAGATGGTCTCCTGGCCGGTCAAATTCAGGTTGGTGCAGGCGGAATTGGTCCCTTTCTTCTTGGTTGGGATAAGGGAGTAAAATGGAAAATTTTGAGCTCAATGGACAACATGGAGTTATGGCTTATGGGTAAAGATCCTAACAAAAAAAGTTTAAAAGACTTCGGCCCAAAAGATCAAATTGCGATGCCCGGGCTGGATTCAATTCAATCTGTTGTTTTACGAAAAGGTGCGCTTGAAGAGCTGGGTGACGCAAGAAGTTTAGATGAAAATATGGTCGCATTAGAGCACCCAACCGCTATGCAAGCTCTCTTAAGTGATCAAATTACTGCGCATCTCACTTCCCCGCCATACCAAATGCAAGAGGAAGCTGAGGGTGCACACATAATTTTAAAAAGCTATGATCTTTTCGGGGAACACACCTTCAATAGTATTTGGGTTACAGAAGATTACTATAACGATAATCGCGAAATAATGGATGTCTTATACAAAAATGTTCAACGAGCGATTGATTTGCTAAACGATGATCCAGCTCAAGCAGCCGAAATACTTTCGAAAGATTCCGATGGCAGTCCTTCGGCAGAACAGTACAAAGAATGGATAACACAAGACTATATTCAATATACTACCAAGCCCAATGGATTCATCAATTTTGCTGAGGTCATGAAGGAGTTGAAAATGATCGACAAAATCCCTGCATGTGAGGATATCCTGCATGAGAATCTAGGCAATCCTGGCGAATGCTGA
- a CDS encoding hydroxyacid dehydrogenase: protein MKVLVTEVMWEEGLVELKKLGFDVHYDPHLWKDRGALLERVIDVDALIVRNQTKVDKELLEKALGLKVIGRLGVGLENIAVDDAKKRGIQTVVPRYANATSVAEYVMAAILMANRPLFLANEDVRKGNWDRKQHTGGEIFHKVIGLVGLGEISHRVAKRAKAFGMNVIGYDPFLTPYDHIVAETSVQLKHMLEDVLISADFISIHVPLTSSTKNLISESQLSSMKQTAYIINTSRGGIIDEEALYCALKEGTIAGAYLDVLESEPIDQMNPLLQLDNVIFSPHIAGLTTESQVRISLLVAQEVGKVLGGKGSLCLV from the coding sequence ATGAAAGTATTGGTCACCGAAGTAATGTGGGAAGAAGGACTTGTGGAATTGAAAAAGCTAGGCTTTGATGTTCATTACGACCCACATTTATGGAAGGACCGCGGGGCCCTTCTAGAGCGAGTCATTGATGTTGATGCACTAATAGTACGGAATCAAACAAAGGTAGATAAAGAACTGCTTGAGAAGGCTCTTGGATTAAAGGTAATCGGCAGGTTAGGAGTCGGATTGGAAAACATTGCAGTAGATGATGCAAAAAAACGCGGAATTCAAACCGTTGTTCCTCGTTATGCGAACGCTACCTCTGTTGCAGAATATGTGATGGCGGCAATATTGATGGCGAACCGGCCGCTTTTTTTAGCAAATGAGGATGTTAGAAAAGGAAACTGGGACCGGAAGCAACATACTGGCGGGGAAATTTTTCATAAAGTGATTGGGCTCGTTGGGCTCGGCGAGATTTCCCACCGCGTTGCGAAACGGGCAAAAGCGTTCGGCATGAATGTGATCGGATACGATCCTTTCTTAACCCCATATGATCATATCGTTGCAGAAACATCCGTTCAATTGAAACATATGTTGGAAGATGTGTTAATCTCAGCTGACTTTATTTCTATACATGTTCCACTTACCTCATCAACAAAAAATTTAATATCTGAGTCACAGCTATCCTCCATGAAACAAACGGCTTATATTATAAACACTTCTAGGGGTGGTATTATAGATGAAGAAGCCCTTTACTGCGCATTGAAAGAGGGAACGATAGCGGGAGCATATTTAGATGTTTTGGAATCGGAGCCGATCGATCAGATGAACCCGCTGCTACAATTGGACAACGTCATTTTTTCACCGCATATTGCTGGGCTGACGACCGAGTCTCAAGTTCGGATATCCTTATTGGTTGCACAAGAGGTTGGAAAAGTGCTTGGTGGGAAAGGGTCGCTATGTCTTGTATAA